Sequence from the Bryobacteraceae bacterium genome:
TATCCGAAGCCCATCGCCAAGCCGCTGGGCAAGGGCGAACGCCGCGCGGCGAGCGATTTCATCGATCCGGCGAGCGAATGGGAACTGGTGACGAACGGCTACAAGTTCACCGAGGGGCCGGCCGTGGACCGCGACGGCAACGTCTTCTTCACAGATATCCCGAACAACCGGATCCACCGGATCGGCGGGGACGGGAAAGTCACGGTCTTCAAGGAAGACACGGGCGGGGCAAACGGGCTGATGTTCGGACCGGACGGGAAGCTCTACGCCTGCCAGAACCGCAAGCAGAGGATCGTCGCGTATGGGATGGACGGCGCCGAGACCGCGATCGCCGAGGGCGTGACGTCGAACGATCTCGTGGTGACCGCCAAGGGCACGATCTATTTCACCGATCCGCCCAAGAAGAGCGTTTGGTACATTGATGCCCAGCGCAACAAGCGCGTGGTCCACGAGGGCATCGAGTTTCCCAACGGCGTGATGCTTTCACCGGACCAGTCGCTGCTGACGGTGGCCGACTATCGCGGCAACCGGGTATGGTCATTCCAAATCAAGCCGGACGGATCGCTCGCGAACGGGCAGCCGTTCTACAAGCTGGAGGTTCCGGATGAATCCGTGGCGTCGTTCGCCGACGGAATGACGATGGATTCGGAAGGCTTTCTGTACGTGGCGACACGGCTGGGCGTGCAGATCTGCGATCAGCCGGGGCGCGTGGTAGCGATTCTGAACAAGCCGCACGGGGGCGCACTCGCCAACGCGGTCTTCGCCGGCAAGGATCTCTCGTGGCTCTACGTCGCGGCGGGCGACGGCATCTACCGGCGGCATATGCGCCGAACGGGGGTGTGGCCGTGGACGCTCGTAAGGCCGCCGCAGCCGCGTTTGTGACCTTCGGGGGTAGGCCGTGCCCGCGCGAAACTGTGGCGGTTGCCGCACGCGCGGGAGACTCTCCCCCTTGCCGGGCATTCCCCTTCGCGAAGCCTGTGTCTATTGCCTCGGGTGCACTTGACACCCGGCGTTACACTGTCATGTGATGCTACCCATGACCCGCCGCCAAGTGCTTGCCGCTCTGTCCGCGACGCCAGCCACTTTCGCGAAGCCGCTCTCGGCGATCGGGGTGCAGCTCTACACGCTGCGCACCGTGCTGCCGAAGGCGCCGCTCGAGACGCTGAAGGCCCTCGAGTCGATCGGCTACAAGGAAGTGGAGGCCGTGGGCGGAAGCCTGGAGCAGATCTGGGATGCGCTCAAACAAACCTCGTTGAGGCCGGTGAGCGTCCATCTGAACACGCCGTTGTTCACCTCCCGGCAAGCCGACCTTCCCGCCGCTGTCGACGACGCCGCCAAGAAAGGGTTCCGCTACGCCGTGTGCCCCTACGTGGCGCCGAACGAACGCGGCGCGGACCTGGCCACGCGCATCGAGAACATGAAGAAGCTCGGCGCGTCACTTTCGAAGGCCGGCGAGATGTGCCGCCGGTACGGGGTCAACCTCGCGTATCACAATCACGCTTTCGAGTTCGAACCGACCGGCGACGGCCGCACGCTGCTCGACGTGCTGCTGGCGGAATCGGACGCCAGGACGCTGCAGCTCGAGATGGACATCATGTGGGTGGCCGTGGGCGGCGGCGACGCCGTGGGGCTGCTCAACAAGTACAAGGGCCGTGTGCCGCTGCTGCATGTCAAGGACCTGCACCAGGGAGTGGGCATACAGTACAACGAGCGCATTCCGCGGGACAAGTTCGCCGAGGCGGGGCGGGGAATGGTGAAGATTCCCGAGATCCTGCGGGCCGGGAAGAAGCTCGGCGTGCGGCATTTCTTTGTCGAGCAGGACCAGACGCCGGGGGATCCGCTGGCGAGCCTGCGGATCAGCTACGACTACCTGAGCCGCCTGAGCGTCTCGTAGACCCCGGCTCCGCGGAGGGGCGGCCCTACCCGTGATACATTCTGGAAAAGACAGCGGTTGGAGGTCAGGTGTCCGCCGGATTCCAGAGTGGGTCGTGTCACGGGAAAGCTGTTCGCGCTCAGCGTCGCGTGCGGCTATTGATGACGTTGCTGTCTGTTCTGCCGGCGCACGCGGATTCGATCCGCGAGGTACCGCTGCCCAACGGCACGCAGTTCGGAGCGAGCGATGCCAAGTCCTTCGGATCGAATCTCATCGTTGTGGGCTGTCATATCTGCGATGTCCTCTCGGAAGCGGCGGCTTTTTCGGTCAACCTCAGCACCGGGGCCGCAACTCGAATCCCCCTCGATCTACCTGCCGGCACGGTTCCGGACGCGCACAGCGGCGGCGCCAGCTCCATCGGGCTGCTGGCGAACGACTTGGTCATCTCGGGGGGCGTCTCCAAGGATCCGGTGAATACCGGCGATGCCCAGGCGCTGCTGTGGAGTTCCGGCGGCTCCATCCTGCAGAGCCCGTCCTTCCCGAACGATCCGGCGTGGATCGGGTTGTCGCGCGGCGGAGTCGCGGTGGACAGGTTCTTCGTCGTCGGCAAAGAGAGCAAGTCCCAGTGGGCATTGGGAAATCTCTTTTTCAGCCGCGACATGTTGGTCGCCTCCGATGGCGCGCAGTTCGAGTTCGCCGGCATCCGGAACCGTCAGTTCCCACTCTTGGACCCGTTCACGACGCAGGTGTACGGAGCCGCGAGGTCCAACGACAAGGCCCGGTTTCTGGGCGCCGTCGCCGGGGAACTCACGAGGCTGCAGTTCAGCCCGAACCTGTACTACACGGTGGTGGAAGGCGCTATCTGGGAGTTCAACCTGAACACCCGCCAGTTCACGCGGTTTGAGCACGCCAGGCACGTACAAGGCTTTTCCAACGTGATTTGGCAAGCCATCTCGCCTTCCGGCCGGACACTCCTTGGGTGGGAGGCGATCAACGAGGAGGGGATCCTGCCGACGGCGGGTCATCTGGTGCTCTGCGATTTCGAGCGCACGGCTTGCCGCCCGATTCCGATCTCTCCCTACAAGAGCCTGTGGCGGCCACTGGGCAGTCCTCCGCTGGTGTTCGATGGTCCCGGCGGGCCGCTTGTGTTTGCGCCTTTGGAAGGCTCCCTAACCAGGGAGCAATGGGTTGCCTGGTCGGAAGCCACCGGCGTGGTTGACATGCCGACCTTCGTGAAATCGCGAACGGGGGTGACGATCCCCGCGAACATTGCCCGTGTCGCCGGAAGCTCGGTGAACGGGTCCGGGCAGGCCGTGCTGTTCATCAGCACCGGGGTGAAGTTTTTCGGCGATCGGAACTACGTGCTGACGCTCGACGGCCCTTTCCACTCCTCAACCGCCACCGGACTGGTTACGGTTCCGGCCCTGTCGGGGCGTTCGCAGGCGGCGGCATCGACCGCGATCCAGGGCGCGGGTTTGACGCTCGGCGCGATCGCCAGCGCCCCGAGCAATGCGATCCCCGCAGGAGCCGTCATCCGGCATAGCCCGGCAGCGGCGTCACAGGTTGCCGCTGGCGCCCCGGTCGGGCTCGTGATCAGCTCGGGACCAGGCACAGTCACTGTTCCCAACCTCGCCGGTCTGACGCAGAGCGCAGCCGTCGCTTCCTTGCAGGCAGTCCACCTCACCGCCGCGGCATCGACTGCCGCTCCGGACCTGGTTCAACCGGCCGGCGCCGTAATCAGCCAGAGCCCCTCGGCAGGTTCCCAGGTGTCGCCGGATTCGAGTGTCAGCATGGTGATCTCGTCGGGCCATCCCCAAACCACCGTGCCGAATCTCGTCGGGTTGTCCGAAGCCGCGGCCGGGCAGAACGTGGCCGCGGCTCGCCTGTTTCTGGCCGGCCCGGCGATTCCGAACGCCGGGGGTTGCTTCCGCACGCCGATGCCCCACGCCTCCATACCGGCCGGAAACATCATCAGTCAGAGTCCGGCTGCCGGTTCGGTCGTCGATGCCGGATCCGCCGTCTGCATCACGGTTTCGACCGGGCCTCCAACGATTACGGTGCCGGATGTCCGCGGGCAGACTCGCGCCGCCGCCGAGGCAGCCATCGTCGCAGCCGGTCTGACGGTGGGCGAGGTGATACTGGGGTCGAGTTGGGTCGAAGCGGCTGGCTTGGTCGTGTCGCAGGGACTCAACCCGGGAAGCAAGACCAGCGCCGGTTGGCCGTTGACTCTAGTGATCTCCACAGGCCCTGCATTCACGATCGTCCCGAATCTGGCCGGGCTAACCCAGGCGGCCGCCGCCACGACACTCGAGGCCGCATTCCTGAAGATCGGCGCCGTCACCCAATCGCCGAGCCCGACGGCGCCGCCAGGGACAGCGATCGGGCAGACGCCGCGCGCCGGGATTGAATTGGGACGGGGGACGCTCGTCGACGTGGTGCTGTCTTCAGGGCCGGGAAAAGTGGTTCCGAACGTCGTGAACATGCCGCAAGGCGCGGCATCGGTCGCGATCGCCGCGGCCGGCCTGACGGTGGGGACGATCACTCCCGGATCCAGTCCGACGATTGTGGCGGGCAACGTCATCAGTCAAACACCCGCGGCGGGCGTGACGGCCAACACCGGCTCGCCGATTGCGCTCGTGGTTTCGGCCGGACCGGCGCGCACCGTGCCTGACTTGACCGGAATGTTGCGCACGGCCGCGCTGGCGGCACTGCAGTCAGCCGGGTTGGCCCCGGGCTCACTGATCGACCTGGCGAGCACAACCTCGACTGCGGACACCGTGATCCGCCAGAGCCCGCTGGGCGGTCAACAAGCCGTAGCGGGTTCGACCGTCGACATCGTGCTTTCGTTGGGCCCCGTGGCGCCTTCCGTAGTCGGCCAGACGCAGGCGGCGGCCGGCGCCACCATTCAGGCTGCTGGACTCGCGGTCGGTTCGGTGACGACATCGCCGGCAGGCGTCGCCGGTATCGTAGTGAGTCAGGCGCCCGCGCCCGGCATGGCCGCCGCTCCGGGGTCTCCCGTTAACCTCGTAGTGGGCGCCGGCGTTGCTCCCGTCGTTGTTCCGGATGTGCTCGATATCGTTCAGGCCGAAGCGGTGTCCCGCCTGGCCGCGGCCGGTTTGACGGCGATTGTCACGAAAGTGCCCCACCCGACCAAGGGGGCAGGGAGCACTTTGACGCAGAACCCGCTGCCCGGAGGGGTGGCCGCCGCAGGTTCAGCGGTCGCACTGTCGGTGGTTTCCGAACCACGGCTGCAGATCACCAAGTCGCATACGGGGAGCTTCTCGCCGGGCCAGCAAGGGGCAACCTATACGGTTGTGGTTTCCAACGCGGCGGACGCGAGTCCGGTTCGTTCGCCGATTCGCGTCACGGAGACGTTGCCCGCAGGCTTGACGCTGGTTTCGATGTCCGGGCAGGGCTGGAGCTGCCAGACGGCTGTGTGCAGCCGGTTGTCTGAGGGCCTCGCCACGGGAGCGAGTTTCCCGCCCATCACAGTTGTAGTCAACGTAGCGCCGAACGCCACATCGCCCCAATTAAACTCCGTGATCGTGACTGGCCAGGGCTCGGCGCCGGCCACGGCTACGGACCCAACGACCATCATCGGCGCGGGCGGTCCCCGCGTCGTTTCCCTTACCCCGTCGACCGGGACGGGCGCGTCCAGGCGGTTCACGTTCAAGTTTCAGCATCCCTCCGGCGCTCAGGCGCTCGAGGTGATGAACGTACTGATTAACGATTATCTCGACGGCCGCCAAGCCTGCTACCTGGCTTATTCCAGACCTGCCAACGCACTCTACATCGTCGCCGACAATGGCGACAGCACGCAGATCAGCGGCAAAACGATGAATGGCGTGGGTTCGGTTTCCAACAGCCAGTGCTCCGTCGATTTGACACAGAGTTCGGCGTCTGCGAGCGGTACCGAGGTCACACTGGACCTCAACATTGGATTCGCCACGTCGTTCGGCGGCAACAAAGTGGTGTACGCGGCGGCGCGCGACGCGGCGGCGGGAAACTCGGGGTGGCAGACGATCGGCACCCACAGCATTCCTCCGCTCGCGATTACGTTCCCCCGGCCCGGCAGTGTTTCGCCGTCCTCCGGCAATGCGCAGAGCGCTCTGCTGAGCTTCACCTTCCAAGACGCCTCGAGCGCCAACAATCTGCAAACCGGGTGGGCTCTGATCAACACGGCCATCGACGGTCGCTCCGCCTGCTACGTCGCCTACTACCGGCCCGGGAATCAGATTTTCCTCTACCCGGACAACGGTGACGGCAACTCGGCTACAAGCACCGTCCTCACGGGGTCGAACTCGCTCAGCAACAGCCAGTGCGCGGTATCCGCGGTGGGCAGTTCGGTGACGGCTTCCGGCCCGACGCTGACAGTCACCTTGAACGTTACTTTCAAGGCGGCTTTCGCGGGTCCGAAGGCCATCTGGCTCGCCACGCAGACGTTGACCGGCGCTGTGAGCCCGTGGCAGGCGCTTGGGGCGTGGGTAGTCCCGTAGGGGCGTTCCTCGGGCGAACCCCCGATACAGGCTCCCTCAAATCCGGGCGATGAAAGAGGGATGACGAACCGTCCGGCCAAGCCAATCGAAGCGATCCTCTGCCTCGTCACGGGGCTGTTGTTTTTCGCGATGTTGGGGTCGAACCTGATGAAGCACGCCGCGCATCACGATTTTCTGGTGTTCTTCACGCAGGGGACGATTTTCGCCGAGGGCCACGCGGACCGGCTTTACGACATTCCTTACGTGATGGAAGTGCAACAGCGGATCGCGCCGGACAAGCAGTTGTTCATTCCGCCGACGCGTCCGGCGTTCTACGTGCCGCTGCTCGCGCCGCTCGGGTGGATGACGATCTGGCCGGCGTTCACTGTCTGGCTGGTGGTGCAGGGGCTGGGGCTCGCGGCGTTTACCTGGTGGACCAAGCGGCGGTTCGGCTGGGGCGCCGTGGCCGCCCTCTCGTTTTTCTTTCCGTTCGCGATGGGGATCCTCAACGGGCAGGACATCAGCTTCCTGGTGCTGCTGGCGCTGGGATCGTGGCTGGCTCTCGAACGGGGCCGCGACGGCCTGGCAGGCGCTCTGCTCGCCGGGACCCTGTTCAAGTTTCACTTGCTAATGCTGCTCGCGCCGGCGATGCTGATCCGGCGCAAGTGGCGGATGTTCGGAGCCTACGCCATCACCGGAGCGTTGGAGGCGGCGATCTCGGTGGCGATCGCGGGCGCGCGCCCATACATCGACATGCTTACCAACGGCAAGATCGACACGCTTTCAGAGTCGCCGGAGATGATGCCGAACATCTACGCCATGCTGATGAACTTCGGTATCGATTCGACGCCGGCGCGCATCGTCGTCGTGCTGGCGATCGCGGCGGTGGCGCTGTTCCCGCGCGATGTGGCCGGGCTCTCGCACGGGTGGTTCTGGGCGGCCGCGGCCGGCTCCATCCTGATCACTCCGCACACCTATAGCTACGACATCTCCGTGCTGCTGCCGGCGCTGCTGATGCTGATGCAGCCGGAGGCGCCGAAGCCGGCCAAGTGGGTGGCGGTGGCTTCGATGACCGTGATTCCGTATGCGCTGACGGTGGCCGGCGTTCCGTGGTCGGCTTCGCCTTCGATTCTTCTGCTGATGATCGTGCTCGCGTTGAGCGGGCGGCTGCCGGTGTGGGGTCCGCGGCCCGAGCCTGCGCCCGCGCCCGCAGTGAGCTAAGCTGTTGCGATGGATCTCGGCGATTTCTCGGTCAGCCTCGCGGTGAAGGATCTCGGCGTCTCACGCGCTTTCTACGAAAAGCTCGGATTCACTCTTCAGAAATTTGACTTCAAGCTTCCTGGCTACGAGGAGAACTGGGTCGTGCTCAACCACGGCCAAGCCTCCATCGGGCTCTTCCAGGGAATGTTCGAAAAGAACATCCTCACGTTCAACCCCAAGGATGCCCGTTCAATTCAAAAGGAACTCAAGGCGCAGGGCGTGAAGATCGACAAGGAAGCCGACGAGTCCGGCACCGGGCCGGCGCACTTGATGCTCACCGATCCGGACGGCAACGCCATCCTCATCGATCAGTTCTGATTCGATTCTCGAACCACACCACGTTGCGGCTTTCCTGCCCGGCGACGACGACATCGAGATCGCCGTCGCGATCCATGTCGATGAGCCGGATGTCGTAGGCCGCCTGGTTCTCCCAGATGTGGTGCACCGTGAAACCGCCGCGTCCGTCGTTCTCGTACCACGCGGCGGTGGCTGAATCTTTCGCGCAGGTGGCGGCGTCGATGTCGCCGTCCCCGTCGATATCGCCCATCGCGAGCGAATGCGGACCCACGATGCGCCCATCCACTTCATGCGCCCTCCAATCGGGCGCTTCGTACCACACGACGCCGCGCCCATGTCCGCGCGAGGCGAAAAAATCGGCCTTGCCGTCGCGGTTGATGTCGGCGATGTGGATGTTCGTGGCGCCGGGCTGACCGGTGGCGATCACGTGTTTGGTGAAGGGCCGGCGCGGGTCCGCGCCCTGCTCCCACCATGCGAACCAGTTGCCGCCATCGGCGATCTTCGCGCCGGAGGCCATGTCCGGACGCCCATCGCCGTTCACGTCGCCGAAGCCCAAGTAGTGGCTCAGCCCGGGCGCGTCTTTATCGGCGAAGATGTAGCGCTCCCAGCGTTGCGCGCGGCGCACGTCGCGCGGAATGCGGAACCACGCGAGTGAGTTCGGGAATGCGCCGTCGGACTGCGCGCTGTTGCCGATGAGATCGAGCTTGCCGTCGCGGTCGACGTCACCGGTGATCAGCCCGTGGATGCCGTTGACGCCGCCCTTCGCGAAGTCGTCGACGACGTGGTAGGTCCACTTCTCCGTCGCGCCGTGCGTGGGTTGTTCGAGCCAGAAGATGAGCCCCGGCGAGTAGCGCGCGCCGATATAGTCGATGTCGCCGTCCCCGTCCACGTCCATCGCCTCGCTGTGAATCGCGTTCGCGCCCTCGTGCAGCACCACCTGCTTCCACGCGTCGCCCTTGCGCGCGGGCTGAACGAACAACACCGTGCGCTTCCCCGGACCATCGTTGGCGACGATATCCGGCAGTCCGTCGCCCGTGAAGTCCGCCGCAACCGCCGTCGCGGTCGCGAAGCCGCTTCCCACTTCGTGCCGCACCCACTCCGGGCTTGATTCGTTCCAGTAGATCCGCACGTTCGCAGTCGCCCGGCCCACAGCGACGATCTCGGGCCTACCGTCGCCGTTGAGATCGTCCACCACGAGATCCTCGGCGGCCACGCCGTCGTCGATAGCGTGCCTGGTCCACGTGCCGTCCGCGCCGCGCCCGTACCACGCCACGCCCCAAGGTTTCCCGCGCCAACCCACGGCCAGATCGTCGGACCCGTTCCCGTCGAAATCGCCCCACCCGAGCGCGTGCGCCTGCGCGAGTCCGGTCTCGATCTCGGTGCGCTTCCACTCCGCGCCCGCGATCACCGGCGGCGCGATCTTCGTGACCGCCTGCGGATCGGGCGCGGCGGTAGGCTCTTCGTAGACGACGATCTTGTTGCCGTGCCACGGCTCCACGGTCGCCAGGTGCCGGATGCGGTTCACGCTCCCGAGCTTGATCTCGCCCGGCGCGCCCGCGCCCAGCGTGCGTTTCGACCACGATCCATCGGCGGCGCGCTTCAGTGCGTGAACGCCCTCGCGCGACGCGGTCCAGATCTCACCGTCGACGACGATGAAGTTGTGCACGATGTGGAGCGACGAATCGGCCACCTCCATCTTCCATGCCCCCGACGACGGCTTGTCACCCGGCCAGTAGACCAGGATGCGCGCGCCCGCCCCCTCCCACGCCGGCGCCACATTCCCGCGCCCGTGGAGCGGAACCACGATCAATTCATTGCGCCCGTCACCGTCGACATCGCCCCAGCGCATCCGGTGCAGCGTCGGCTCCTCGGGCAGCGCGGTGAGGGGCCACGGCGCGCCGGCCTTGGCTGGATTGCGGAGCCATTGCAGACTCCCGCCGCCGGCGGTGTTGGTGGGCTGCCAGTCGGCGCCGAGCGCGATGTCCAGGTGGCCGTCGCGGTCGATATCGTCGAGCGCCATGCAGACGTTGTCCTTCTTGGTGACGCCGGCGGCGATGACGTGCTTGGTCCAGGACGGATTCTCGAACCACACCGCCTGCGTGGGGTTGATGGCGACGATGTCGGGCTTGCCGTCTTCGTTCATATCCGCGGTGGTCACCGCGTAGACGACGCCGAAGTCCGCCTGGATCTCCTGGGGCCGGAACTTCACCGCGGCGTGCCCGCAGGCGGCGGCGAGCAGGATGAGGATCGCGCGTTGCATCACGACGATGCTATCGCGAACGGAGCTGGTACTGCCCTACTCCAGCGGAAAGCGGGATGGGTTGAAACGAAGTTCTTCGGACGCGGAACGCCGGGCTGGCACTGGGTTCTGCTTCCCCGCGAAAGGCCCGGGGTCGACGCAGATGCCGATGCGGTCACGGCCGCCGGCGTTGCCGGTTACCGAGATGGTGAGGTTGCTCCGGACCGGAGCGCGCGGAAAGCCCGGGCACGCCAGGAGACCATCCGGAACGTCATCCGGAACCTTGACGTGAATCTGGGCAAGGCCCACTCCACCGGGAGTGAGGGCGGCGTACTCCGGCGACCGCATGAGTTCCGTTTCTGGATTTTGGCCGCCATTGTAGGCATAGTCAAGGCTGACCAGAACCTGGCTCTCGATGGGAATGGGTGGCGAGGGTGAGGGAACGCCGATCGGAAGGACCTCGGGTTCACCCGGCATCACGCCGGTTGCGTACACGACCAGTGTCTCACCCGGCCGCGCGGGGTTCGCCGATCGCACCATCTCGCCGTCGGCATGCGCTACCAAAGGTCGTTCGTTTCGATCACATTCGGGACTCTCGGGAAGTGCATAGATCGGCGGACCAGTTCCGCAACGAGCGGACAGAATCCGGGTGGCGCCGCTGAAATTGACAGTCTCCCGTGCGATTCTGCGTCCCTCCAGCACGACGGTAACCTCTCCGAGGCCAAAGTGGTCGGTTATGTTCGGCCACTGGATCGAGATTGCGGCCCCCATCGGTTGAGACCGGCAGCATCGCTCGATGGTCAGAATTGGAGCTAGCGCTTCCGCTCCATTACCGCTCGCTAGGACGGAGACGCCGCTTAGTTCGGTTGGCAAAGGGAAAGCAGTGGCGCGCGCGGACTGAATATCGACTCCGAAAACCACGAGCGTTCCGATATGACCGCGTTCGAAAGTGGGTATTCGGGGGACTACGGGACTGGAGATCAGCCCGTTTTGTGGTTGTGCGACCGCCGTCGCCGCCAATGATGAGACCATCACCGTCACGATCCAGATCCCGCGTACTCCCAAGCTTTCGACTCCACCCTGCTCTCGAGAATCCCCCGGGGTATTGTTAGGCGATGATTTAGTAGTAGTCACGGCTTGCCTCCTTCTATCCGCTGAACCGGTCGGCTCACCGGGTTGGGACAGTGCTACGGATGCCCTCATGTCAGCTTGCGGACCGCTTTTTGATCGCCTCATTGCAGCGGAAAGCGGGATGGGTCGAAGCGCGGCCGTTCGGATGCGTGACGCCGGGTGGGGATCGGGTTCTGCTTCCCCTCGACAGGCCCGGGGTCGACGCAGATGCCGATGCGGTCACGACCGCCGCCGTTGGTGAATACGTCGGTTAGAATCGAGATAGTCAGATTGCTGGTCACGGGACGCCGTGGATCTTCCGAGCAGGGGAGTAGGCTGTCGGGAAGCTCAGGGACCTTGACGTGGATTTGAGTCACTCCGACGCCTCCAGGTGTCAGACCTGCGTAGTCTGCGGATTGGAAGTTTTCCGTCTCCGGGT
This genomic interval carries:
- a CDS encoding SMP-30/gluconolactonase/LRE family protein; this encodes MRIAALLIASAAFAQTSYGPDSTRQSGVPQGKVTKHTWTSTKHYPGAVRDWWIYVPAQYKADKPAPVMIFQDGGGYVSETGHSRIPIVFDNLIHKGEMPPTIGVFVNPGVLPALGPDQQNRYNRSYEYDATGDVYARFLIEEILPEVAKSYNISKDPNDRAIAGSSSGGIAAFTAAWHRPDAFRRVLSFIGSYTNLRGGDHWSSMIRKTEGKPLRIFLQDGRNDQNIYSGNWYIGNQDMHSALDYAGYDTTFVVGDEGHNMRHGGPIMPDALRWLWREYPKPIAKPLGKGERRAASDFIDPASEWELVTNGYKFTEGPAVDRDGNVFFTDIPNNRIHRIGGDGKVTVFKEDTGGANGLMFGPDGKLYACQNRKQRIVAYGMDGAETAIAEGVTSNDLVVTAKGTIYFTDPPKKSVWYIDAQRNKRVVHEGIEFPNGVMLSPDQSLLTVADYRGNRVWSFQIKPDGSLANGQPFYKLEVPDESVASFADGMTMDSEGFLYVATRLGVQICDQPGRVVAILNKPHGGALANAVFAGKDLSWLYVAAGDGIYRRHMRRTGVWPWTLVRPPQPRL
- a CDS encoding TIM barrel protein; the protein is MTRRQVLAALSATPATFAKPLSAIGVQLYTLRTVLPKAPLETLKALESIGYKEVEAVGGSLEQIWDALKQTSLRPVSVHLNTPLFTSRQADLPAAVDDAAKKGFRYAVCPYVAPNERGADLATRIENMKKLGASLSKAGEMCRRYGVNLAYHNHAFEFEPTGDGRTLLDVLLAESDARTLQLEMDIMWVAVGGGDAVGLLNKYKGRVPLLHVKDLHQGVGIQYNERIPRDKFAEAGRGMVKIPEILRAGKKLGVRHFFVEQDQTPGDPLASLRISYDYLSRLSVS
- a CDS encoding PASTA domain-containing protein, whose product is MTLLSVLPAHADSIREVPLPNGTQFGASDAKSFGSNLIVVGCHICDVLSEAAAFSVNLSTGAATRIPLDLPAGTVPDAHSGGASSIGLLANDLVISGGVSKDPVNTGDAQALLWSSGGSILQSPSFPNDPAWIGLSRGGVAVDRFFVVGKESKSQWALGNLFFSRDMLVASDGAQFEFAGIRNRQFPLLDPFTTQVYGAARSNDKARFLGAVAGELTRLQFSPNLYYTVVEGAIWEFNLNTRQFTRFEHARHVQGFSNVIWQAISPSGRTLLGWEAINEEGILPTAGHLVLCDFERTACRPIPISPYKSLWRPLGSPPLVFDGPGGPLVFAPLEGSLTREQWVAWSEATGVVDMPTFVKSRTGVTIPANIARVAGSSVNGSGQAVLFISTGVKFFGDRNYVLTLDGPFHSSTATGLVTVPALSGRSQAAASTAIQGAGLTLGAIASAPSNAIPAGAVIRHSPAAASQVAAGAPVGLVISSGPGTVTVPNLAGLTQSAAVASLQAVHLTAAASTAAPDLVQPAGAVISQSPSAGSQVSPDSSVSMVISSGHPQTTVPNLVGLSEAAAGQNVAAARLFLAGPAIPNAGGCFRTPMPHASIPAGNIISQSPAAGSVVDAGSAVCITVSTGPPTITVPDVRGQTRAAAEAAIVAAGLTVGEVILGSSWVEAAGLVVSQGLNPGSKTSAGWPLTLVISTGPAFTIVPNLAGLTQAAAATTLEAAFLKIGAVTQSPSPTAPPGTAIGQTPRAGIELGRGTLVDVVLSSGPGKVVPNVVNMPQGAASVAIAAAGLTVGTITPGSSPTIVAGNVISQTPAAGVTANTGSPIALVVSAGPARTVPDLTGMLRTAALAALQSAGLAPGSLIDLASTTSTADTVIRQSPLGGQQAVAGSTVDIVLSLGPVAPSVVGQTQAAAGATIQAAGLAVGSVTTSPAGVAGIVVSQAPAPGMAAAPGSPVNLVVGAGVAPVVVPDVLDIVQAEAVSRLAAAGLTAIVTKVPHPTKGAGSTLTQNPLPGGVAAAGSAVALSVVSEPRLQITKSHTGSFSPGQQGATYTVVVSNAADASPVRSPIRVTETLPAGLTLVSMSGQGWSCQTAVCSRLSEGLATGASFPPITVVVNVAPNATSPQLNSVIVTGQGSAPATATDPTTIIGAGGPRVVSLTPSTGTGASRRFTFKFQHPSGAQALEVMNVLINDYLDGRQACYLAYSRPANALYIVADNGDSTQISGKTMNGVGSVSNSQCSVDLTQSSASASGTEVTLDLNIGFATSFGGNKVVYAAARDAAAGNSGWQTIGTHSIPPLAITFPRPGSVSPSSGNAQSALLSFTFQDASSANNLQTGWALINTAIDGRSACYVAYYRPGNQIFLYPDNGDGNSATSTVLTGSNSLSNSQCAVSAVGSSVTASGPTLTVTLNVTFKAAFAGPKAIWLATQTLTGAVSPWQALGAWVVP
- a CDS encoding glycosyltransferase family 87 protein — encoded protein: MTNRPAKPIEAILCLVTGLLFFAMLGSNLMKHAAHHDFLVFFTQGTIFAEGHADRLYDIPYVMEVQQRIAPDKQLFIPPTRPAFYVPLLAPLGWMTIWPAFTVWLVVQGLGLAAFTWWTKRRFGWGAVAALSFFFPFAMGILNGQDISFLVLLALGSWLALERGRDGLAGALLAGTLFKFHLLMLLAPAMLIRRKWRMFGAYAITGALEAAISVAIAGARPYIDMLTNGKIDTLSESPEMMPNIYAMLMNFGIDSTPARIVVVLAIAAVALFPRDVAGLSHGWFWAAAAGSILITPHTYSYDISVLLPALLMLMQPEAPKPAKWVAVASMTVIPYALTVAGVPWSASPSILLLMIVLALSGRLPVWGPRPEPAPAPAVS
- a CDS encoding VOC family protein, whose translation is MDLGDFSVSLAVKDLGVSRAFYEKLGFTLQKFDFKLPGYEENWVVLNHGQASIGLFQGMFEKNILTFNPKDARSIQKELKAQGVKIDKEADESGTGPAHLMLTDPDGNAILIDQF
- a CDS encoding VCBS repeat-containing protein, which produces MQRAILILLAAACGHAAVKFRPQEIQADFGVVYAVTTADMNEDGKPDIVAINPTQAVWFENPSWTKHVIAAGVTKKDNVCMALDDIDRDGHLDIALGADWQPTNTAGGGSLQWLRNPAKAGAPWPLTALPEEPTLHRMRWGDVDGDGRNELIVVPLHGRGNVAPAWEGAGARILVYWPGDKPSSGAWKMEVADSSLHIVHNFIVVDGEIWTASREGVHALKRAADGSWSKRTLGAGAPGEIKLGSVNRIRHLATVEPWHGNKIVVYEEPTAAPDPQAVTKIAPPVIAGAEWKRTEIETGLAQAHALGWGDFDGNGSDDLAVGWRGKPWGVAWYGRGADGTWTRHAIDDGVAAEDLVVDDLNGDGRPEIVAVGRATANVRIYWNESSPEWVRHEVGSGFATATAVAADFTGDGLPDIVANDGPGKRTVLFVQPARKGDAWKQVVLHEGANAIHSEAMDVDGDGDIDYIGARYSPGLIFWLEQPTHGATEKWTYHVVDDFAKGGVNGIHGLITGDVDRDGKLDLIGNSAQSDGAFPNSLAWFRIPRDVRRAQRWERYIFADKDAPGLSHYLGFGDVNGDGRPDMASGAKIADGGNWFAWWEQGADPRRPFTKHVIATGQPGATNIHIADINRDGKADFFASRGHGRGVVWYEAPDWRAHEVDGRIVGPHSLAMGDIDGDGDIDAATCAKDSATAAWYENDGRGGFTVHHIWENQAAYDIRLIDMDRDGDLDVVVAGQESRNVVWFENRIRTDR